GTGCTGATCTTTTTTCCCCCTCAATTCGTGCTTTCTGTGTGCAACTCTTTATGCACATCACTGGCTCTAATTGTACTCTCTCATACTTCCATCATTTATGCAATGATTACTGTTTAAGATTTTCATTTTTCTGTACAAGTTTCTGcgtaatgaaaatatttcgagTTTTCGAGCTATATTTCTCTGATTAAGTTTAAAAGAGATAGATATTAAAGAATCACAGATCACCTACAaccaaattaaaatcttaattttgtGGAGCTTGAAGCTGATGGATGGTCGACTTATCAACCCAGAAAGCCTTGGCCAATAGCTGATCGTTTAAAGCAGGTTTCAACCCGAAAACAGTATTGGCGACGGCGATAACACTGGGGTTCTGGCTGCTCAAGAACACCATTGTAACAGCATTCCCTTGGTCAACGTTTTGTTGGAAGTGAATCAGTCCAAAAGGAAAAACAAACACATCTCCCTTGTGTAGTGTTTCCGAAATGAGCCTGCTTTCCGGGTCTGAGGTGACGAAGCCCACAAATACCGTACCTTCCAGCACCGTCAGTATTTCGGAGGCTCGTGGGTGTCGGTGAGGTGGGACCACCCCTCCCAGGCATAGTCGACACGGACGGTGGAGATGCAGAGGGTGTTGAGGCCAGGGGGATTTGGAACACAGTCGGCCGGTTTACGAAGGAGCCTAATGGGTTAGATGTGTTTCCTGGTATGTGGATGCCTCTGAAAAGGAAGTGATCCGCTGTTGCTTGGGGTCTAGGCAAGCAAACCCATTCACCCTCACTGCATGCCACGGTACAGATGCACAAGAAAACCATTATTTCGACACACATATATGCATATCAAGTTTAGCAAAGTTATATATGAAGTACGCAGAATCACAATGAGTTCTACTAATCATACCGACCCGTGCCATTGAAGTCTGCAACACAAAAATCTTGAAGAGGGCTAGGTTCATGGGCTAGGACGAAATCCCAAGTCATAAATGCAAGTATACTATTAATCGCAATAACTAGCATGAAATTTGCCATGATTTTCTCGAAGATTACCTATGGAAATTAATTACCGGAGGATTTAGGAGCATGTTGTGGTGCTATGCCTTGTACGTGCTTATATCACCTGACAGCTAATATCCAATACAAGACCAAgtatttcattgcatatatgCATGCATTGATTCTTCAATCTTACAAGAAGAAGACTAACGCTAAACCCAAAGATTTTTGGGTTTAAAAATTAAGACGCGCAGAGAATATTTCCTGGAGAAAACGAAACTAATCGCTACAGTGTTAACTGGGGCTTGGATTCGACACAACAAGGCAAATTGCTGGCGATTGTCATATTTTGAAACGTGAGACTAATCATATATCTATTTATCAAAAAATGGGCGACTTAGATGTAaaaccatttttttttaatatttgaagcCCATTTATTCGGTAAGACCCGGCATTTTATATAGTTTAGTGAAATGATGTATTGATTGCTATACTGAatacatatattaattattcgTATTAGCCGCATTATAACTTTTGGAATGATGTCATTCTTGATTTTTATAAGCTATATATgtataaagcaaaaatttgtgtgagacggtcttatgagccgtattttgtgagacgaatatcttatttgggtcattcatgaaaaaatattactttttatggtaagaatattattttttactgtgaatatcggtaagattgacccgtttcaaagataaaaattcgtgaaaccgtcaATGTTGAAGCTGAAATAAACGTTGGAATTGCCGATTGGCAATGATATCTCTTTCTTCTGTTTGGGAGGGACCAGTTGAAAGTAACGCTTTTGATTAACTGGATCTTTTTTGATTCTCTCTGTCCATCCGTATCTACCCTTGCTTAGCTTGACTTGTTCACGGATATTTTTTTACTCCATTATTTGTTCTGCATATTCCTATTGAGTTAGTTAGGGCTAGGGCGTCTTTCTAGCTCTTGCTCGCGCATTTGGTACTTATGGAGGGGCACATCTAATCTTTCTTCTTCAGTGCCAGGCAAAAAGGAAAAAAGCTAGCAATAAGAGCATGCCACGTATCGCCGATTACTGACCCAGCTCATCTTTATCGCCTAGTAAAGTAAGACCTTATTCCGTAGTATTACTGAAGACACTAATTTCGCCTCGATCGGAGTATAACATTGGTCGCCTTCCTTAGTAAGGTAAGAACGAATAGACATTCTTGTCCCCCTTTTTAGGGGGATGGTAGGAAAGGGGGGTATCCTCATCAGAATCTGAGTATGTGACTGCATCAATTCTCCCACAGAACTCAATGATAATCGGACGAGATCTCATGAGAGCTTTGAATCAGTAAGCTCATAATCTACGAGTTCCATCTTTCATTCCGTCAGTCATATCGATTGAAAAAACAACATATATTAAGAAAATATCCCATAACAAAATGATACGGGAAATTAGGTTTTTAGTTAGCCTGCTCTTTGCTAATTGGCTGACACCTCCGGTCGGATGAATGGAGGACCGACCCGGGTTTCACGAGCGTTGGCGGGTTCTGGAGTTGTTGAATCTCCTTGACGAATGGTTTGAAATTCATAACTGTAAACCGCATGGATTGCCTAATCATCCTTTTTCTATTTATGCTAACCTCCTTCTTTATTTCGGGGCTTGGCGTAGGGGCAATGGCTAACAAGCTATCAGGATACCTCAATCTGTCATGGCTTTCTAACCGGCCTTCTCtttcattttcaatttaaaGGAAAACGACCACATAAATGTAGCCACTTGAGCCATtctaaaaagggagaaattAGCACTACTTGGTGAAATAGGTTCTTTTAgaatgagccatctttcttgcTCTTCAAGCCGCTTATTCAACCCTTCTTTTTTGCTTTCTATTTATATAAGATAGCTCGATTCAATCTTTCTGAGAACAAGCTTTTTAGATGAACTATTGAGGGGAGGACTTCGCGGATAGGCCCTTAGGCCGATACGGGCCTACAAGCTGGGTTGCTTCTGATAGGAGCAAtagaccaactgaaccatcaAAACCGCCAGACCCACAGGGCGTAAGCGGTTTTAGCAAGTCAATTCCTTTCCCGCTTAGCTATGAAGCAAGTATCGTCTTTAGTCTCTAAACCCTCGTAAGGCCTCAAATCTGAagtcttctttcttttttttttatcgatAAAATTCATTTCATAGATCTCTGGTGGAATCCAACACTCAAAATTGTGGTTCGAAATTTATCAAACCATGCACTTGTTTCAATTCATAGAGAGATTTACGAAGACGAGGCGAGGGCTACCTCTTGCTCTAGTTCACCTCTTGGGTACCAGTATGCAACAATTGTTCTAACGTGTTAAGCAAGAAACAACACATTATAACATAACTCAACGTAGCTAAATGCAAGGAGCTGTCGCTGATCAACTGAAAGAACAGGGCCAGAGTTAAGTATGTCCCGATCAAGAGCCTCACATGTAACTGAGGTGCCAAGCAAGCGAGTATAAAAACCCACAAACTCCTCCTCCACTTGGGGGAGGCTAGGAGGATTTGAAAAGCATTATGGCATTAAGATTTCCAAGGTTTAGCCAAGGCCCTTGGGTTTCTTTTATTTGAACTATGTTTACCATATATCCATCGGGAAATCCATTTAGATTTTGTCCTTGTCAAATGATCTTTCCTAAATATAATATTCGGGTATCACTAGATTAATTTAGAAGGAAAACAATTCGTACAAGTATATTTCTCTGTACTatccaaaaattcaaaaaaataaaaataaatagaatatactgtttcaaaattttagaatatattattctgataaaaaatatgatttagtaaattttttaaaaagcaCAAAACTCTTCAAAAAATATACGGTGTATAGCTCAAAAACTCTCTCTCCTTGGAACACAAAAAAGTATAATCAAACTTTACCTTGCCCTCATGCAAATGGTCTTTCCTTAGAACATCATTTGAACAAATCAAAGGCTCATTCAGAGGTCACTTTCCCTACGTATACCTTGAACTTACCTCTTCCTACAAATACCCTCCGAAGTCAACGACAACTTTGCCACAAAAACCGTTGACTTCACCAGATTTAAGCGCTAATAATTCAACAGAATGTACATCCGGCCCGGTAATAGTTTCGAGTCTTCATACTTGCATCATTCAATGCATAAAATTTCGGCAACCCCTTTTCTTCTTTTCTTCATCTTCCCCATTGTTCATTCCAAGAAAGGTTGTTCCGATTCATTTTGTGGAAACAAAACCTTGCCTATACGGTACCCTTTTCAGTTACAGGGCCAAAACCAGAAGGATTGCAACTATATTGCCTTAAATTTAACGTGCAGCGATGCCCAATTAGGTGTTCCCCTTCTGAATCTTCCTTCTTTCGGGGATTTATATGCAAGGAATATCAACTATTCAGCCAATGTAATACAACTCTATCCTACAAATACTTATAATTGCCTCGCCAGCCGGTTCTTGAGTACAGGCATTTCGTATTCCCCTCTCAGCGCTGTGAGCTATCAGAACTACACGTTTTTCAGCTGTCCCCGAGGGAATTTAAGTTCAAGTAATTTCACTGCTATCGGTTGCCTGAGCAACTCCACATTCTCTGTATTGGCAACTTCATCTATATCACGTGCAGAAGAGATCAATTCTTTAGGATGCAGTGTGATGGTAACCGTGCCTATCCCAGTTTCGTCGCCCCTTCAGTATGAATTCAATGGATTCGACGATGATCTTATTTTGAAATGGAATGTGACGACTTGCGAAGCTTGTGTCAAGAAAAAACGTCACGGGGCAGGTAAAAAAATTCGATATTTATCACTTTCTTGATCCTTGATGTGCCCAATTTCCCTAGTTTCATCATGTACATGGAAATTGAGCCGGagtaaaaaaaaacttaatatttaGAATGTAATATGTCCGTCCTTGATAACCGGTGCCTTTTTGTTTACAGGTTATGTTGTGCTGATAGTTTTCTTAAGCCTTGTTCTACCGAATGTATTTGGGTTTCTGCTGTATGTATTGGTTGTGGCATTAATCCATTTCATGCGCTGGATAAGGAATATTACGAGATGGGTAGCCGACCGAGTTTCTTGCCTAGCTCGAGCTGTTCGAAACAGAAATCAAAGACACTTTCCTGTTCGGAGAGCACCGCCGCCCCCACCCTCAAATGTGACTGCAGGCTCTGGTAATAATGCTGCCGCAAATAGGTTCAAAACAATCCTCCTCGGAGAAAGTCGACGAATCCCCGGGCCTAATGGCACAACTTGTCCAATATGTTTGGAAGAATACAATCCCACAGAGACTGTGAAGAGCATTACTCAGTGTGGGCATTGCTTCCACGACAGCTGCATAGACCAGTGGCTGAGGACTCACAGTTCATGCCCAATTTGCAGAAATGCTACTGTTTGAACTCACTGGACTACGAATCCTACACTGTTGATTTATCTTTCCATTTTTCGTTCTTTTTTGTTGTAAATGTTTCGGTCTTGTTTACATATGTACACAACAGATGCCCTCGATTATCCCAATGAAAACTTCAAAAAACAGGGTGACCCGAGGGTAAAAATTAACACATTTTGTTCAATTTTACTCAGTATTAATCCCGGAGTTGATAAATTTTTGtgataaaatttatataataataaatttaaaattaatgactgataaaaaaaaaaagagttttgCAACATCACATTTATTTTATTCGTTAATTATCACCAATAATTTCACATACACGAGAGAAAAAATTGTAAACGATCAACATCGTGTTTTTTATTCTAAATTTCTTAATTTGTATATAAAGAACTGGTATTTACGTGCaacaaattatgattttaaattagtgactaaatttataattataagaaaaatgattattatatttgaaaacagaaataaaaaactgaaatttaaagtgtgataaataaattattttaatattaactTTTTATTCGAATCActtttatttataaaagcaAAATTAATTTCtggatttttattaaattgagtaacatatacaaaagaaaaacatttgataaaattgaatatatattaaaacCTCAATCCTTAACTGTATACTGATATAATAAAGTTATTCTTTAATCCAAGACTAGTAAAGCGTCTCAAACATGATTTGTAGCAAGAAATTAAACAAGAGTACTGATAATAAGGATAAGAAAAGAAGCAAACAAACCAAAGGAATTTGACAACACATCGTTACACTAATCTGAGTATGGTTCCAGTGGTGGAATACTTTGctcatttttgaaataattctCTGGATCGAACCGATATTTCACCTCCGCCAATTTCTTGAAATTACTTTTGAAATACATTTGACCCCAGGTGGAAGCCTGTGTGTAATTGGCAATTCCTTCGTAATCCTTTCCCAAGTCCAAATCTTTATAATTCAGATACGAGGTTCTTGGCTTAGAAGCATAATCTCCCATGAATTTGTAAATCCCTTGAAGCCACCCATATTTCTCCTTCGCTACCTCCATCGAGGTTCTGTTCCAATCTGACAAGTacaatatgctgaacaaagttcCAGCCCTGTGAGGAAATGGCGTTGCATGCTCTGGAATACTGCTCATTTTCCCACCATAGGGTGTCATGATCAGCACCCCTGGAATCCCCTTCAAGTAAACTCGCCATAGTTTCGTCAGAGCACTTTCTGGCATGAGCTTTGTCATAATATCTGATTTTGGTTTTTGAAACACAGGATTTGTTTCTTTCCAATTTAACAACTCTTTCGTGGAGTTTTCTTTTATGACCCCTTTCGCGAAATATAACACGGAACCAATCCAGGTTGTTTCTTGGCAATGACTATCCTTCAACCCCATCTCAGGGAATTGTTTTTTCATCACTGGTAGAAGTTGACGAACTGTACCCAAGTAAAGTCCCCTAAATGCAATTAGCATTGATGCATCACCTTTCTTGTTCTTGTATGGACCGAAGTGTAATCTTATGAAGAGATCTTCAGGCAACCGGTATGCTATTTTTTGCCAGTTTGCAACAAGCTGGGTGGCACCTTCTTCTAAGGAATTGCGTACGGTAAAAACCGTCACTTTTTGTGGGACTTTAACTAATTTGATCTTCCAAGCAACGACAACTCCAAAATTCGCCGCTCCACCGCCTCGAATAGCCCAAAACACATCCTTACCCATCTTTTTTTTGTCAAGAAGTCTCCCTTTGACATCAACTATTAGTGCATCAACAACATTGTCTGCTGCTAAACCGTATTTTCTTGACAAGGT
The Primulina tabacum isolate GXHZ01 chromosome 9, ASM2559414v2, whole genome shotgun sequence DNA segment above includes these coding regions:
- the LOC142556722 gene encoding putative RING-H2 finger protein ATL21A, whose amino-acid sequence is MHKISATPFLLFFIFPIVHSKKGCSDSFCGNKTLPIRYPFQLQGQNQKDCNYIALNLTCSDAQLGVPLLNLPSFGDLYARNINYSANVIQLYPTNTYNCLASRFLSTGISYSPLSAVSYQNYTFFSCPRGNLSSSNFTAIGCLSNSTFSVLATSSISRAEEINSLGCSVMVTVPIPVSSPLQYEFNGFDDDLILKWNVTTCEACVKKKRHGAGYVVLIVFLSLVLPNVFGFLLYVLVVALIHFMRWIRNITRWVADRVSCLARAVRNRNQRHFPVRRAPPPPPSNVTAGSGNNAAANRFKTILLGESRRIPGPNGTTCPICLEEYNPTETVKSITQCGHCFHDSCIDQWLRTHSSCPICRNATV
- the LOC142556723 gene encoding berberine bridge enzyme-like Cyn d 4 yields the protein MFPPVSLILVLFCFPSIVVSKAVHDHHESFENCLWNKSGCLSKQQRPILHSIFSESYWPILLSTMRNLRFNFTNTRKPFYIITPENYDQVKRAVVCTKKYNIEIRTRSGGHDYEGQSLTGPRPFVLLDLQNLRKVDVNVKDQTAWVQAGATLGELYYYIAQKSKTLGFPAGVCPTVGVGGHISGGGQGTLSRKYGLAADNVVDALIVDVKGRLLDKKKMGKDVFWAIRGGGAANFGVVVAWKIKLVKVPQKVTVFTVRNSLEEGATQLVANWQKIAYRLPEDLFIRLHFGPYKNKKGDASMLIAFRGLYLGTVRQLLPVMKKQFPEMGLKDSHCQETTWIGSVLYFAKGVIKENSTKELLNWKETNPVFQKPKSDIMTKLMPESALTKLWRVYLKGIPGVLIMTPYGGKMSSIPEHATPFPHRAGTLFSILYLSDWNRTSMEVAKEKYGWLQGIYKFMGDYASKPRTSYLNYKDLDLGKDYEGIANYTQASTWGQMYFKSNFKKLAEVKYRFDPENYFKNEQSIPPLEPYSD